acccaagcagttgaactTGTGCCTTCCACTGGTTAACGCAACatcttcgagtgttccagtagcatatttcaccctacgatcttcagggcattcgcacatctcgaaaacagactccagcttctcgaaccagtgaagaaggcctacggctccttctgtgccgctaaaggtactaggtcggcaatccatgaaggttttgaacgtgtacacaggaggctgagcatgttgacctattgCGCGAGAATTAAAAGACAAGGCtaagcacgagggttggtttgcgaaggtaggGTCTAAACgccctaagatgggttgatatggcaggttatacctcctgcagggacagctgtgagtgcctcagcaactcgttcattgatcaaagccgtcagctgggcttgagttaggttgatacgtcctccgcgtccgttcatgatcttcataacgaagcaacgtaagtgaggaaagtgtcgagaaagtgcgtaagtgtgggacgacagtagagagtatgcacacaaggttcaaatagcaattatgaCGTTATCTAATGCACAGTGTAAAATATCtgaccgacaatataacatagatcataccacctattgtgtcgagtcttgcacgtggagcgaagcgtcgttgtggatcgttgagcactgtacaggttatagtctggttttatcgaaaagcttttccctttttaaaaccaagttcactataaccaatggctctgataccaatctgtcacacccccaaaatccaccatgcggagtaccaccgcttggaggcgtgacgtgactaggatcgagccaccaatactgaacaacgtatttaagtaaataaagccaaccacaatacgattggtgaccaaaagctagttaaccaagtttagttttaaacagcggaagcataaacgtaaagtccaaaacataagtccatagttcataagttttaattccaaagcgtaagtttaataagttcataaggatttaaatattaaacacggaacataacagtccgtatcctACAACGACTCCttccccgtgcaagctccaagcatttagcgacctgtaaggcatgtaacaacgagtcaacaacaaagttgagtgagttcacggttggttgtttagttttaagttgtttccgaaaacgtggtttgtctttcgttggcatAATTGCCGTGGgagttaccccgtagttgaaagaaagtttaaccagttcattctttattacccataccctgtccatgattagtgggggcttccccatgtgaactactagaccgtatgatatcgactactacgcaaataagttgtgccctacattagtgtctatcatcactgatggatTGCCATAGTcaattagtacacgcccgtccgactggcacggtgtgaggtttgttaaacctaatagcgctattaactaatgacccgctcgccattggcctcggcgattaagtcgatataaaatgagggacttatgatagagttttttctagtaagttttaaggttgttgtcctacccaaggaggacgaacgtacgtagttctacccaaggagaatatgcaggataaatattggcatcctacccaaggaggatggccgtacatatcctacccaaggaggatatgtagattcggttttaaattcttaacccattcccaaaccaccgggaatcccttgccttagaaagtgtgtgaattcacctcggtttgctcggttagattctcaaatatagctaacagtcaaggtcggtcaatcacgtcccaatatgattaccagttagtcatttagtggttttcaaatagagcacaaagttcttacacgtatctatcacataacatgcattactttaacggtttatgcccatgtaaCATCCCTATCTATTCccgttcacaaataaacatacgacattgcacataacactatTATCGACACATAATATGTTAGATCATGCACAGATAACatattcgacatttagacacgcaaatcactacttatgtcgtttcaactTAATTATCCGAAACTAGGCTGTTTTTGAGcaatttaataaaatagttatcttatttcaaaaattcccaactttttacagaagattCTAATCGAcaaaaatattattgtgtaaaaatctcgggatctaattcatcaccaatattttattaaaaatcatttctcggattgcaatcagattcattattttctgactgcagcccacgaaataattcactaaaaatgcATTGTAAGTCAGATAGACGAAATTACaatgggacaattactacgacatcagtgtccatctactgtacagatttcatgggctgattcgacacagaactcaagttatgactgaaaacatatagcccattttctgcagtaaaaatgcagctctagccgttgttacaaatcgggtctttaaaaatagtaaacgaagtccaaaaattacgattacagtgccattagaaccgtatttcacagtacataaatctagacttcagaaaatacatttttcgttaagttatggtcctgttatagccaactgaagttggctgtaaaaaccaAACAGCTTTCTGTTTCAGCTTTTAACTCTTTAATTTGTGTTCGATtaattccgttaacatgtttagtgattacaacaacatcaaacacCAATATTAACCAGAAAAATCGTCATGAAATCtacaagaatcataacaacacaagatctacatgatttacacacacaTCTACTCTTTATCCAACATATTCATCTTACTTTCAAGTCTTTAAGTtatgatcttgtgtgttcttgatttttagccaataaatcacttattaaccactttaaacaagatcaaggaagtgtttggaagcacttacaactagctcaaggctagggaagaatcaaagcgaaaactaggtggataaaagcaacgtagaGAGGTCTTTGAGATTCCGAAAGCACCGAGTTTGCTTGAATGATATCTTGCACTTTTGTATGTAAGTGGTTTAGCTAGATTGAAACTTTAAGATGGGTGGATGTGGGTTGGGGGTTTCGGCCGATCCAAATGAGAGAAGAAGGAGAGAGCAAAATTTTGAAGTGTTTATGTGAATGTAATGCTTATCCTTCATACATACTTATAGTCCATATTAGTGCCTTTAACCATGGTGTAATGTGTATGTTAGATATGGAACATagattaataaaataatcaaagaatTTGTGGAGTGTCCCCACATGGGGACtgattcggttggggggggggcaATATGGTTGGATTTGAACTACATAGTTAGTGATAGTTATGCTTAGTTAGGTGATTAATTAGTTACTAATGTGTTATgtattataacgggtgttagggtgttcggggaccctaactagctcagaaaaggaaaaacaatgtcattgattcgtaaagtgtcttttatgtatatttttgttccgttaagtccggttgttcggtttgatattgttccgttaaagtgtttaattaatttgtaaagtgtcttttatgtatatttttgtaacactttaatttctaacacttaggaaattataacggactatctagtgacttttctgcatactactagtatgttaacaagcacatgtaagcataACATTGATATCAGAAAGCAgctaagtaattccacacagtcgtcaagcactttaattatcaataataaattgtacggaataaatggaattttgagggttgtcacaggttAGCTACCCATGACATGTTTTTAATAAACTAATGTATTTGAAACTTACTTTACTTTAAAACTGAAACTGTGAACTCGTCAACCTTTGTTGATACACTTGTGCATGCTTTGCAGGATGTTAGGAGCAACATGTGAGCTTGCAGCATTCGGAGTGTCGTGGCTGGCATAAAACTattggttttaaattttattGAACATTGTGGTTTTTAACTTTTGTCTGGATTTTACATTTAGCTTACGCTGTtgatttaaactatgttttggacaTTTAAAAAGTAATCACTAATCGTGTTGATTGCGATGATTTTTAATAACTTAGTTTttgttcaacatgattagtggcttgatcctggttagtCGCACGCCTCGCCGTAAAACCCCACATGTGGATTTGGAGTGTGTGACATTTTAAATATCTACAAACATGTTCATGAACATATATGTAAGTATTTGATTATTTAAAGCACAATCAATAAAAAAAAGTTGATATCTGAAATATCAAGAAAACCTTTATGAGAGAATATATTAAGTGGTATTCTtaatttatcaaaaaaaaaagaaaaaagaatatGGAACAATTCATATGCAAAATGAGGCCTTTAAGTATCTTACAACCAACCAAATTAATATAGTCTAACATCATCAACGCCCTATCGATTTTGAAAGAACAACACTGATACCGATACCGGTACTATTAGAACTATTGCTGACATCATTTTGATCATATCACGACTTTATTTTTTGGTTTTGAACTTCTGATTGTTATACGGGTGCTGATACCGTAATGAATCAAACCAATACTCCAATACTGATCTAAAACCTACGGTAATGTGTGAGTGAAGCTTACTACTTTTACATTCTTTACTGAGTTAGTTCTAAGCATGGTATCTAACACAATATATCACAAACTTTTAATTATCGACAAACATGTTCATGAACCATAtctgtatatatttaattatttaaagaaCGATTAATATTAAAGTAAATTGATATTTGAAATATCAAGAAAACCTTTATGGGAATATACTAAGTGGTATTCTTAATTTATCAAAAAACATAATGGAACAATTTGTTTGCAAAATGACGCCTTTAAGTATCTTAGGACCAACCAAATCAATATTGTCTAGCACCATCAATGCCCTGTCGATTTCAATAGAACGACATCGGTCGTGGTACCGGTACCATTAGAACCATTACTGACATCATTTTGGAAATAtcatgatgtcacaccccgaccacgtaaaacaacaaaacgtggcggaaacgtcggggagtgttgtaacagaatcattgtttcacaaccatggatcaaacagtttcgttttattgaattaaatgtattacattacattggaattagaaacaaaacatgaacaaatagactttcattgttattaagtcactatggccttgtccattcctatgtgagcatacaccaatatcatcaactattgtacctgaaacacatgtgaaaatacgtcagcataaaaatgtcggcgagtacataggttttatgtgagtgtcagattcatggctcgttttacatgttgcaatacgtatttaaaaaccttgttttgaaaagtatggtattgcgacataattaaccaactcaaatcaaattggatacgatttataaaatctcgtagccatgattcttaacttcaaaacatttgttttatgaaatcaaattgtaaaacatatagtagaaacttgttaacaaaactcgtatggtttatattattcagaaaacatcattgtgtgacattgtttcaaaatcgtttacccaagtgatctagataactgacgggtggtccgttggacaacccttaatcatGTTAAAAGACGAATTAATCCTCCACTTAATGGTGTAATTAtgttgaattagataactacgagtgcttatgtttcaggtgcggttcggAAGCTAAAAGTGGATACAATGCAACTTTGGAAGGATTGGAGATGAACGGGTCATTCGTGGAATGAAAGAAGAAATGAAACCCAGCATTcaggggtccaccgtaaattacggtggccaccgtaatttacagtGGCCCTGAAACATGCCAGATTCCACCGTAACTCAGTGTACTTTCACCGTATCAATTTGAAGACCACCGTAAATTATGgtgggtaccgtaatttacggtggaggctgTTCAGAATTCCGTAACTGCCTCATTTATTCAGTTTTTGAGTGTCTTTTCACattatctcatcattggacgtttcTCTGGCATCTTAGGGGCGATTTTGGCTGATTGTACTTgttgttatgatgattcaccaagctatgtgtggctaaacttatggtgatcTTCCTAAATTGAAGGTTTGTCTATGACTTTTGTGCTTGGAttcgtatttctagaataatagacttgcaatgcatttgtttattatggtgtgtgaatgtttgtttgtaaattgttgattgatgttatgatCATATTCTAAagcgtacgttcttggtgtcacTGGCAATCAAGATATcacgggagggattagggttggatattagtcaattggttatcgggtaacaacctcacgttttcataatccgagtacttagttcccttttatcacgaACAAACAATCATAcatgaatcatgtctatgtgattctttctagtgaGTCTAAACACAATTGTCAAAAGCAAACCGAAAGTTTTGGATGATCGCTTCTTCCTAATCTGCTTTACAACCAacctttgatttgagttatttagttaattttagtttttaaaaccaaACAATCCAAATTATTTATATTACTCTCTGCAAATTATGTTAATTTAGTTAAAGTGCAAAGCTATaaaatcaacacattttccacatactccatgagttcgatacccatttaccactatctatagttgttatttggattaaatttgcgtgtacctacgacagcacgtcaaattttggcgccgttgccggggagtagtgcgcaacgtgtgttaatttagtagttttttttgttattttcgggtttacgctggttgtgtttagtgtgcaggtactttctggtgtatgcatactagaggctctcacaagtcGTCACCACTATCGTTCGATCCAGAAATTGAAAGGACATTGAGGCAAAACAGAGTTCTATTACGAGAAAACAGAATTGTTGGTTCCCctacttcacccattacaccaagaaacatcatgcaAGAATCTCAAGTACCACCCACAACGGGTCAGACGACCTCAATTTTCACACCTACTGTcacacaaccatcaccaaacaccaccaTACCTAATACCACTACCGAAGTCACACCAACCAATGCCACGCAACCAATCACTACCCAAGTTGAACCCACTATTACCTTTAGCCCTTCTACCACAATCCCACCACTTTATCATTTTTCCCCctactacgggtcaatcatcatctAATTTCACAATCGCACCaaattcaactattgtgcatGCTATGCCATCTTTTAGACCACAAAACCAATCGGGGTTTCAATATTCAACTCTTCCCTTTGGGCAATCTTCAGGAGTTCAAGGGGATGGTTATGATGATGGGTATGAAGAGGAATTTAGGGGATACGAAGAAGAAGGCTTTtactatgggggtgatggaggatATTTGCGGTTACAAGGCGAAgcgggtcaacaaagtcaacccATTCAACAATTTCAAAATATGGGTAGAATACCGGTTGGAGTGCAACACATTAGACCGCAAGGGCCACAATAGCAACGCCCTACACCGCTACAACAAGTGCGGCCTCAAAACATGCAACCTCAGTTTCAAGGGCCAATTCCACAACAACCAATGCATCAACATCAATATCAACCACCGTTTGTTCCTGAAGGGCCTATGCAAGGGCAAATGGGTCAACCAAGGGCACCATTGGGTGCACCTCAAAGGCATCAAAGAGAAGTAGTACGGGGAATTGAAGCTCACTTCCGGCCCATTATCACTAACAATCCTTCGCCGGTAGTGATTCATCATCGTGCGGATGGAAGGACCTTTGAAGTTAGAACAACCGCTCTCCAAAGTTTACCAAAGTTCAAAGGGTTAGCAACGGAAGAACCCTACTTTCATTTGGAGACATACGACTCCATTTGCAACACTATTCGAGGTCAAGGGTTTTCTGCGGATGATGTCAAGTTGGTTCTTTTCCAGTTTTCTCTCGAAGATAAAGCAAAGAGATGGTTTCACACATTGCCCTCCGCGTTTATTTTTACATGGGCCGACATGCAGCAAATATTCTTAGATGAATATTACACTTCTCAAAAGACCAACGATGCTAGAAGAGGGTtgagaagtttccaacaatcggGGGAGATGTTTCATGAAGCCTTTGAAAGGTTCAACATGATGTTAAGGAATTGCCCTCATCACGGGATCCAACTTTGGGAATTGTTGAATGCGTTTCATGAAGGGTTGAGTTCGGAGGATGCACGGGATTTAATGTCAATCACTAATAGTACATTCGGTACCAATTATGAACATGTTGATTGGGCATTTTTAGAACAAATGGCGGTGAAttcaaagaggaaagctcaatCTTCGAGGCAGGCAAGGCATGTGACACAAAGACCACAAGTGCATGGAGTAGAGagtggtaatgttcaaaccacaaACCAAGTGTACAATGTGTGCACCAATTGTAATGAAATAGGCCATACGACGGAAGTTTGTGTAGTGGGGGTGGTTGATGATCAAGTAGAAGAGGTTAATGCAattcaaggagggggtggtagaaatttcAATATGAACTCCAATACATACCACC
The Helianthus annuus cultivar XRQ/B chromosome 6, HanXRQr2.0-SUNRISE, whole genome shotgun sequence genome window above contains:
- the LOC118479588 gene encoding uncharacterized protein LOC118479588; its protein translation is MQPQFQGPIPQQPMHQHQYQPPFVPEGPMQGQMGQPRAPLGAPQRHQREVVRGIEAHFRPIITNNPSPVVIHHRADGRTFEVRTTALQSLPKFKGLATEEPYFHLETYDSICNTIRGQGFSADDVKLVLFQFSLEDKAKRWFHTLPSAFIFTWADMQQIFLDEYYTSQKTNDARRGLRSFQQSGEMFHEAFERFNMMLRNCPHHGIQLWELLNAFHEGLSSEDARDLMSITNSTFGTNYEHVDWAFLEQMAVNSKRKAQSSRQARHVTQRPQVHGVESGNVQTTNQVYNVCTNCNEIGHTTEVCVVGVVDDQVEEVNAIQGGGGRNFNMNSNTYHPGLRNHPNFHYGNAANQANPNFQVAQGQFQQTGQGGSGKSSSRGNEVMDMLRAMQQDMQKRNQLDEVRMQKDEVRDKSIQSLTTQMGQLATDVAELKKSKGQLPSDTKVNPSQGSSRGAVRKLKVDTMQLWKDWR